In the genome of Acetobacter oryzifermentans, one region contains:
- the secB gene encoding protein-export chaperone SecB: MSETEQSAPPALPLAVNLQYTRDLSFEVPVGAEIFATLRSQPQIGVNIDVQANRLQDDQMVYEVVLSIKAEAKEAPEKEGGPAGRTVFLTELVYAAVVTLTNPPQELIEPILLVEVPRLIFPYARNIISDVTRDGGFPPIVLQPIDFVALWQARRAEFPEAAGHA; the protein is encoded by the coding sequence ATGTCTGAAACAGAACAGAGTGCCCCACCCGCACTGCCGCTTGCCGTTAATTTGCAGTACACCCGCGATCTGTCGTTTGAAGTGCCGGTTGGTGCAGAAATTTTTGCCACCCTGCGCAGCCAGCCCCAGATTGGCGTGAACATTGATGTGCAGGCCAACCGCCTGCAGGATGACCAGATGGTTTACGAGGTTGTTCTGTCCATTAAGGCAGAAGCCAAGGAAGCCCCGGAAAAGGAAGGTGGCCCCGCTGGCCGCACTGTGTTCCTGACCGAGCTGGTTTACGCCGCTGTCGTAACGCTTACCAACCCGCCGCAGGAACTGATCGAACCGATCCTGCTGGTTGAAGTGCCGCGCCTGATCTTCCCCTACGCCCGTAACATCATCAGCGATGTAACGCGTGATGGCGGCTTCCCGCCCATCGTGCTACAGCCGATCGACTTTGTGGCTCTGTGGCAGGCACGCCGCGCAGAATTCCCCGAAGCAGCAGGCCACGCATAA
- a CDS encoding uroporphyrinogen-III synthase, whose protein sequence is MRPRGVIVTRPEPGLSETMAAVADAGWLPLASPALVVQRYTLRLPQKLPAAILLTSGQAVSAVVVAAQQAKALDMPVYAVGDRTAQRARDAGFTCVKSADGDARALVSLLQTHQQPEQGSLLLCSGARQGVELAAWCRQAGFKVMRRVVYAAKPIQKITEQTRTAIQAAKVAVVLFFSAESAASWLAALPEAEQKRLAAQARAVVISGRVADVLRNAGWHDVHIAAHVSAAAVMEVLGLYHV, encoded by the coding sequence ATGCGTCCGCGTGGTGTGATTGTCACACGCCCGGAACCGGGGTTGAGTGAAACAATGGCAGCCGTTGCGGATGCAGGGTGGCTGCCATTGGCCTCACCTGCATTGGTTGTGCAGCGGTATACGCTGCGTCTGCCCCAAAAATTACCCGCAGCCATATTGCTTACCAGTGGGCAGGCTGTTTCTGCTGTGGTTGTAGCCGCACAGCAGGCCAAAGCGCTGGATATGCCGGTTTACGCAGTAGGGGATCGTACAGCCCAACGCGCGCGTGATGCCGGGTTTACATGTGTGAAAAGCGCAGATGGTGATGCCCGTGCGCTTGTCTCGCTTTTACAAACCCACCAACAGCCAGAACAAGGCAGCTTGCTGCTCTGCTCTGGGGCAAGGCAGGGCGTAGAGCTTGCGGCTTGGTGCAGGCAGGCGGGGTTTAAGGTTATGCGCCGCGTTGTGTATGCGGCCAAACCGATCCAGAAAATAACCGAACAAACGCGTACAGCCATTCAGGCTGCCAAGGTAGCGGTTGTTCTGTTTTTTTCAGCAGAAAGTGCAGCAAGCTGGTTGGCAGCTTTGCCAGAAGCCGAGCAAAAGAGGCTGGCAGCGCAGGCGCGTGCGGTGGTGATATCTGGCCGTGTGGCAGATGTTTTGCGTAACGCGGGTTGGCACGATGTGCATATAGCGGCCCATGTTTCTGCCGCAGCAGTTATGGAAGTTCTGGGACTATATCACGTATAA
- a CDS encoding histidine phosphatase family protein produces MKQNRRIACYLSHSHAHGGIQSPALLLKGHYASYLAGIMIILRHCESEFNRHYNLHGGDPGLEDPHLSAEGKAHAQELGLKLADRGIRRILVSPFTRALQTATPLAQRLGITPQIMPLVRERGMYSCDKGTPASVLASAWPHLDFAHIDEHWWSPLPESSASLENRAQQFRQIMAQDARASETLVVSHWWFLLSLTGESFENGDWQHFSP; encoded by the coding sequence ATGAAACAGAACCGGAGAATCGCGTGTTACTTATCACATAGTCACGCGCATGGGGGGATACAATCACCTGCCCTCTTGCTAAAGGGGCATTATGCTTCCTACCTTGCGGGTATCATGATTATCCTGCGACACTGCGAAAGCGAATTCAACCGCCATTACAACCTTCATGGGGGAGATCCGGGGTTGGAAGACCCACATCTTTCTGCTGAGGGCAAGGCCCACGCGCAGGAACTGGGCCTGAAACTGGCGGATAGGGGAATCCGGCGCATACTGGTTTCCCCCTTCACACGTGCGCTGCAAACCGCCACGCCTTTGGCGCAGCGGTTGGGCATTACCCCACAAATTATGCCGCTTGTGCGCGAACGCGGCATGTATTCCTGTGATAAAGGTACACCAGCCTCTGTTTTAGCATCAGCATGGCCACATCTGGATTTCGCCCACATAGATGAACACTGGTGGTCTCCGCTGCCAGAAAGCAGCGCAAGCCTGGAAAACCGGGCGCAACAATTCCGCCAGATTATGGCGCAGGATGCCAGAGCATCCGAAACTCTTGTGGTCTCTCATTGGTGGTTTTTGCTGAGCCTGACAGGGGAGAGTTTTGAAAATGGAGACTGGCAACATTTTTCCCCCTAA
- the hemC gene encoding hydroxymethylbilane synthase, with the protein MDSAYPSSSAPSPALQELAAEAAARQKKASGHSGRRTLPLRVGTRGSPLALVQTRAFLTTLTRFCPVLRDMGAFQEHQINTTGDQVQNRRLAEIGGKGLFAKEIHEALADGRIDFAVHSLKDLETTLPPGLVLACTLKREDARDALILSPGLAQSDPDDPYSALPEGALVGCASVRRQAQMLHVRPDLQFGLLRGNVQTRLDKLAAHQCQATLLALAGLKRLGMAERASIVLDPTVMVPAAGQGIVGVTVREDDVELRELLSAIEDYEARAVATAERSLLAELDGSCRTPIGGYAQLLPAEEGKDPKLHLTGLVAREDGSFLLKRSITGMPEDAARLGKELGESLRKDSPSDIFEEN; encoded by the coding sequence ATGGATTCAGCCTACCCTTCCTCATCCGCCCCTTCTCCTGCGTTGCAGGAACTTGCGGCGGAAGCGGCGGCCCGCCAGAAAAAGGCAAGTGGCCATTCTGGGCGCCGCACCCTGCCTTTGCGTGTTGGCACGCGGGGTTCGCCCCTTGCGCTGGTGCAAACGCGCGCCTTCCTTACCACACTGACACGCTTCTGCCCCGTCTTGCGGGATATGGGTGCGTTTCAGGAACACCAGATTAACACCACGGGTGATCAGGTGCAAAATCGGCGTTTGGCCGAAATTGGTGGTAAAGGCCTGTTTGCAAAGGAAATTCATGAAGCCCTAGCCGATGGGCGGATTGATTTTGCCGTGCACAGCCTTAAGGACTTGGAAACCACGCTGCCCCCCGGCCTTGTGCTGGCCTGCACCCTTAAGCGGGAAGATGCGCGTGATGCCCTTATCCTTAGCCCTGGCCTTGCGCAGTCCGACCCGGATGATCCGTATTCCGCCCTGCCAGAAGGTGCGCTTGTAGGCTGCGCATCCGTGCGTAGGCAGGCACAGATGCTGCATGTGCGGCCAGACCTGCAATTTGGCCTGCTGCGTGGCAACGTGCAAACCCGACTCGATAAACTCGCCGCCCATCAGTGTCAGGCTACGTTGCTGGCTCTGGCCGGGCTAAAGCGCCTTGGCATGGCAGAGCGTGCCAGCATTGTGCTGGACCCCACAGTTATGGTGCCAGCCGCAGGGCAGGGCATTGTAGGCGTAACCGTGCGCGAAGATGATGTTGAACTGCGCGAACTGTTATCTGCAATTGAAGATTACGAGGCCCGCGCTGTTGCCACGGCAGAGCGTTCTTTGTTGGCGGAACTGGATGGCTCCTGCCGTACGCCTATCGGTGGCTATGCACAGCTTCTTCCCGCCGAGGAGGGCAAAGACCCCAAGCTGCATCTTACGGGCCTTGTTGCGCGTGAAGATGGGTCTTTCCTGTTAAAGCGTAGCATTACTGGCATGCCGGAAGATGCTGCAAGGTTGGGTAAGGAGCTGGGTGAAAGCCTGCGCAAAGATAGCCCTTCTGATATTTTTGAGGAAAACTGA